In one Candidatus Nealsonbacteria bacterium genomic region, the following are encoded:
- the uvrB gene encoding excinuclease ABC subunit UvrB codes for MFKLVSKFNPAGDQPKTIKALNKGLEKNYRFQTLLGVTGSGKTFVVSNIISNFQKPTLVIAPNKVLAAQLYREYKSFFPNNKVCYFVSYYDYYQPEAYIPSSDTYIGKESMINEDIDRLRHDTTSSLMTRKDVIVVASVSCIYNLGVPVNYFSSAIYLEKGKIITRSDLISELIKINFTRTNVDLKRGDFRLRGDTFEIRPASGEVLYKVILKDQKIEELSVIDEMTRKVLYDLNEAVIFPPKHFISSEPETEEAIKNIESELKERVDFLKEKGKWLEAERLDKKARNDLAMMKIVGYCHGIENYSRHLTGKLPGEPPESLLSYFPYKDGKPDFLTVIDESHIAVPQIRGMYEGDKARKKTLIEHGFRLPSALDNRPLRFDEFLKRVGPVIFTSATPSSFEVSNSEQVVEQIIRPTFLVDPEIEIRSVFDVKNNKSQIDDLVSEAQKMTEGRIIVNTLTKKMAEELNEFLNNKGIKSNFMHSETKTLERAKILTEFRRGTFNVLVGVNLLREGLDLPEVSLVFILDGDREGFLRSRTSLIQLMGRAARNLDGKVIIYADSITGSIKEGIDEAKRRRKIQLEYNKKNNTKPTGIQKDIISFIDLEK; via the coding sequence ATGTTTAAATTAGTATCAAAATTTAATCCTGCAGGTGATCAGCCTAAAACTATTAAGGCCTTGAATAAAGGTTTAGAAAAAAATTATAGATTCCAGACTCTTTTGGGTGTGACTGGATCAGGAAAGACATTTGTAGTTTCGAATATAATTTCTAATTTTCAAAAACCAACCTTGGTCATTGCTCCGAACAAAGTTTTGGCAGCACAGCTTTATAGGGAATATAAGTCTTTTTTCCCAAACAATAAAGTTTGCTACTTTGTTTCTTATTACGATTACTATCAACCAGAAGCCTACATTCCTTCTAGTGATACTTATATTGGAAAAGAATCAATGATTAATGAAGATATTGATAGATTAAGACATGATACGACATCTTCTCTTATGACGCGAAAAGACGTAATCGTTGTAGCTTCAGTTTCTTGTATATATAACTTGGGAGTACCAGTTAATTATTTTAGCTCAGCAATCTATTTAGAAAAGGGAAAAATTATAACCAGGAGTGATTTAATTTCTGAGTTAATAAAAATAAACTTTACAAGAACCAATGTAGATCTAAAGAGGGGTGACTTTAGATTGAGAGGTGATACTTTTGAAATAAGACCAGCTTCTGGAGAAGTGCTTTATAAGGTTATCTTAAAAGATCAAAAAATTGAAGAATTATCAGTAATAGATGAAATGACTAGAAAAGTACTATATGACCTAAACGAGGCCGTTATTTTTCCTCCTAAGCATTTTATTTCTAGTGAGCCAGAAACAGAGGAAGCAATTAAAAATATAGAAAGTGAACTTAAAGAAAGGGTTGATTTCTTGAAAGAGAAAGGAAAGTGGTTAGAAGCTGAAAGGTTAGATAAAAAGGCAAGAAATGATTTAGCTATGATGAAAATAGTTGGTTATTGCCATGGAATAGAAAACTATTCAAGACATTTAACCGGTAAGCTTCCGGGAGAACCACCAGAGTCATTGCTTTCATATTTTCCTTACAAAGACGGAAAACCGGATTTTTTAACCGTAATAGATGAATCACATATTGCAGTTCCACAAATAAGGGGAATGTATGAGGGAGATAAAGCTAGAAAGAAGACTTTAATTGAGCATGGTTTTAGGCTTCCGTCTGCATTAGATAATCGACCACTTAGATTCGACGAATTTCTTAAAAGAGTTGGTCCGGTAATATTTACCTCTGCAACTCCATCATCTTTTGAGGTAAGTAATTCAGAACAAGTTGTCGAACAAATCATAAGACCAACCTTTTTGGTTGACCCTGAGATTGAGATAAGATCAGTTTTTGATGTTAAAAACAATAAGAGTCAGATTGATGATTTAGTTTCAGAAGCCCAAAAAATGACTGAAGGGAGAATAATTGTTAATACTTTAACTAAGAAGATGGCTGAAGAATTAAATGAATTCTTAAACAACAAAGGTATTAAATCTAACTTCATGCATTCAGAAACTAAAACGTTAGAGCGAGCAAAAATTTTAACTGAATTCAGAAGGGGAACTTTCAATGTTTTAGTTGGAGTTAACTTACTACGAGAAGGGTTAGATCTTCCCGAAGTTTCTTTAGTCTTTATTCTAGACGGAGATAGGGAAGGATTTCTAAGAAGTAGGACCAGCTTGATTCAGTTAATGGGTAGAGCAGCTAGAAACTTAGACGGTAAAGTTATAATTTATGCAGATTCTATAACCGGTTCAATAAAAGAGGGTATTGATGAAGCAAAAAGAAGAAGGAAAATTCAACTGGAATATAATAAGAAGAATAATACAAAACCTACGGGTATTCAAAAAGATATTATATCATTTATAGATTTAGAAAAATGA